The genome window TCTTTCTTGTGAGTATATTATCAGAAGCCTTTTCCCTTCATATTGCATTTCTTTGTATTTTATCCCTTCTGATAATTCAATGAATTCTCCTTCGAACACATTTAGCTTTTTTATTTGTTTTATCGATTTCCCTACTATGAATTCGTAATCAGAGTTTTCTACTATTTCTATGTTTTTCCTACTCATCATCCCTCTGTCTGATACTACTATGACTTTTCCTATGTTGTACCTTTTTTTCATAGTTTCTACCGTGTCTTTGAAAGTGTGTCCTTCAAATGTGTTCCCTGGATATATATCAAAACTTACTGGCATCTTGTCTTGGTCTATCGACATCCCTAACACTACCTGTGATTCGTTGAATTTTTTGTCTTTCGAATATCCCATCTGCATTATCTCGTTTGTTTGCTGTGTTTCAAACGATAACGTCGTTACATCGTAAAATACTAAGTCCACTTTCGAGTTGAATAAACTTATCCTTTGACGGTACATATGCTTTTCTATCTCTTTTTTCTTTTCACATAATACATCCAATGTCCTGTAAAACCAGTGTAAGGCTATCCCATCTTCGCATTCTTCTGACTTTTTGAATCCATAATATTCAAGATTGTTGAATATCCCTAACTTGCTTTTTGGTTCTAATATCCTGTTCATTACCATTATTTTCAAAAGCTCTTGTACATCAAACCTTGTCTTTTCATCAATGTTTTTAAAGAATTCATCCATGTCGTACTTTTTAAACAATCTGTCCACTATTACTTTTATCCCATAATTCTTCTTTTCTGGTTCTTCTTCTATCTCTTCTATCTTTAAACCTTCTTTTATCCCAAATATCTCTTCTAACTTTTTAATTATATTTTCTGCTTCTTTTACACTTATTAAATCAACTCTACCTAAATTAGCTATGATTTTCTGTTTAGTTTTACCGTTTTCTCGATAACTTTCTACTATTCGAAGATACTGTTTACCTTCGTTATTTTTTACAGTTCTAAGAAAGATAAAAATCACCCCTTGACTTCATAATGTCACTTATATTATACCATGAAAATAATTATGAAGTCAACAGAAATGAGAAATTATACACACTAATCATGTCACTACACTTGAATTTTTTTCTCTTCTTTTTTGTTATCAAACCCGCTTTCTACCGTTGGGGTTCCTTCAATTTCCCCTCTTAACTGTCAAAGTCAGGAAAAACAAAGGAATCTATTAA of Petrotoga sp. 9PWA.NaAc.5.4 contains these proteins:
- a CDS encoding IS1634 family transposase, whose translation is MIFIFLRTVKNNEGKQYLRIVESYRENGKTKQKIIANLGRVDLISVKEAENIIKKLEEIFGIKEGLKIEEIEEEPEKKNYGIKVIVDRLFKKYDMDEFFKNIDEKTRFDVQELLKIMVMNRILEPKSKLGIFNNLEYYGFKKSEECEDGIALHWFYRTLDVLCEKKKEIEKHMYRQRISLFNSKVDLVFYDVTTLSFETQQTNEIMQMGYSKDKKFNESQVVLGMSIDQDKMPVSFDIYPGNTFEGHTFKDTVETMKKRYNIGKVIVVSDRGMMSRKNIEIVENSDYEFIVGKSIKQIKKLNVFEGEFIELSEGIKYKEMQYEGKRLLIIYSQER